Below is a genomic region from Pseudomonas svalbardensis.
GCCTTCGGTGAAACGCGTACCTTCGACGAAGTTGAAAATCCCCACCGGGTTATGGCGGAACTTGTCGCAGGTCTTGCGGGTGGTTTCCAGGTCTTTGCCTTTCTTTTCCGGGTACTTCTCCAGGTAGGCCTTGGAGTAGCGCTTCATGAACGGAAAGCCGAGCGCCCACCACGCCAGACCAATCACCGGCACCCAGATCAGTTCCTGTTTGAGGAAGAACTTCAGCGGGCGAATCTTCCGGTTCAGCACGTACTGCAACACCATGATGTCGACCCAGCTCTGGTGGTTGCTGGTGATCAAATACGAGTGCTGATAGTCCAGACCTTCCAGGCCGCTGAGTTTCCAGCGCGTGTGTCCGAGCAAATCCATCCACGCTTTGTTGTTGCTGATCCAGGCTTCGTGGATGTGGCTCATCAGCCAATCGGTAAAGCGCTGGGCGGCGGGGAAAGGCAGCAGCAGTTTGAAGATCGCCACGATGAACAGCGGTGTGCAGCAGGCAATCGTGTTCAGCGCCAACAGCAGCGAGGCAATCACGCCTCGCAGCGGTGCAGGTAGGGAATCCAGCATTTAAAGATCCAAAGGTCGGTTGGCAGCTTGAATCGCGGTCAACGCGATGGTGTAGACGATGTCGTCGACCTGCGCGCCACGCGGCAGGTCGTTCACCGGTTTGCGCAGGCCTTGCAGCATCGGCCCGAGGCTGACGCAGTCGGCGCTGCGCTGCACCGCTTTGTGGGTGGTGTTGCCGGTGTTCAGGTCGGGGAATACGAACACTGTGGCGCGACCAGCGACCTGGCTGTTCGGCGCCAGTTGTCGGGCGACGGTTTCGTTGGCGGCGGCGTCGTACTGCAATGGGCCGTCGATCAACAGCGAGTTCTGTTGTTCGTGGGCGAGCAATGTCGCTTCGCGTACCTTCTCGACTTCTTCGCCGCTGGCCGATTCACCGCTGGAGTAGCTGATCATCGCCACGCGCGGGGTGATGCCGAAGGCGGCTGCCGAGTCGGCGCTTTGCAGCGCGATCTCGGCCAGTTCGCTGGCGCTCGGGTGCGGGTTCATCACGCA
It encodes:
- a CDS encoding acyltransferase; this translates as MLDSLPAPLRGVIASLLLALNTIACCTPLFIVAIFKLLLPFPAAQRFTDWLMSHIHEAWISNNKAWMDLLGHTRWKLSGLEGLDYQHSYLITSNHQSWVDIMVLQYVLNRKIRPLKFFLKQELIWVPVIGLAWWALGFPFMKRYSKAYLEKYPEKKGKDLETTRKTCDKFRHNPVGIFNFVEGTRFTEGKHAQQKSPFRHLLKPKAGGIAFVLDAMGEQLEAIVNVTIHYPAGRPGYWDLLCGNVKDVVVHFQELKIPPQFIGKNYDQDGEYRLQFQGWINQLWEDKDALLGQMHREYPTKS